The sequence CCCCCAgcatttaaaataaaatgtttcttAGACTGACAGCATCTGTATGGTCATGAATTATTCTCAAACACTTTTACTGCAAACTTGTTTTTAGTTTAAAGCCTTTATTTATAAAATCTGCTCCAAAAAGGATACATTCTTAATATTTGATGCAACAATAATCAGCCGTAGTTGTGCAGCTTGTGGACAAGCATCTGCGTGAGGTGGTTTGCATTGGTTAAGCATTTGTCCAACATGCTGACATATCTACAGCGGCAATATGGATGCAAGAGCTTCGTGCGTTCTGATGAGTGACATCACAGCCTAGTAAATCCAGCTCATGCTTGTGGCTACCTACTTACTAGATACAGTACCATGTTTACTAATATATTGGTTGGCTAGAATACTGGCTAGAAAACTTGCACAAAGCGATATGTAGTCACTCGTTATCCAAACAGtcaatcaaacaaacaaacagaaaaaATATAGCTGTGGCGTGGAACCACAGCCATAAAAAAAACAGTTCACTTAAGGCTGTTCAAGTTCATTACATCACTGATAATGCTTCATGATAGTTCACATAAGCATTCATAAATGGTATCCATCCTCACATAATTTCTGTGACCACTGACCTCATAAGAAATTCGGGAACTGCAGCCACTCTGAAAAATCTATCCAGTCTCATTGTTTTTAACATCTTAAGGTATAATGGAATATGAGTCTATCAGTGCACTAAAAAGTAATTATGTAAGTAAAGTGAAAGGCCaaaaatgaatgaataaataaataggttaataatgaataaataatgaaataCTGTATCTATGTGAATCTTTTTCATGATAATTCCATCTGGTATTATGTTGGTTTACATTTTTGTGTGGTTTCCTCAATCATTATCAACTATTAAAAAGAATAACACTTGGTGTATTCCTAGAAGACACAAGTCTGTGGCTGTGTTTCAATGTGTTCATTAGCAATTGGTGCTTGCACTCACTCTGATCTGTCAAATAAACGTGGTTTAGAGGTCAAACCCTCGCATTATAGAGCAAGCGTTCTGTTTTCTGGTTAAAGAGGCAAGCTTGGGCAACACTTAGTCCATTCCAGATGTACATATACTGTCAGTTTTACAGATATTGTTTCCCTGCTTTGACAGTGCCATGATGATAAAACAGCATTGATTCCAGAGATCAAATTGAAATAAATAGGAGAAGAGCAGGTAGATAGTCCATCGTAGTTTGTTGCTTGGACCTGCATGGTTGTGTAAATAGTTTATATAGAGAAAGTAGGAAAGCTGTACAGTTGAGTCAAGTAGTAAGATGGTTGTAGCTAATGGTGTGAGGATAGTATGGTGTTATCCATCCAGGGATCTGGGAAATCCTTTGTGAGATCTGCCATTATGCACCCAGGTGTTAAGATATGGAGGTCATTACCACTTTGAGTCATTATCAGAGTCCAATAGCTGTCCTGTTTTATCTGGTACAGTAAACACCAGTAGATTGTCTCTCTGCTGACTGTACCAGGACCATCTGGGAGAGCCTCAGCAGTATGCAGACCAGTATATGAGGTTAAAGATAATGTAGGATCCTGGAAAGATCATGCGGGAGTAGGTGTCTATGGCGTGGGTGTTCTGCATGAGGCTGAAGCTGCGGAAGCGCGCTTTCTTCTTGGTTCCCGTGGACTCATTGTCCAGGGATAGGTGCACCACCATGTGCTCCTGCTTCTCTGGGGTGTCCTCGGGAGCATCAGCCCTGGTGTATCCGGCCAAGCTGTTGGTGTCGGCCTCGCTGTAGGTCCCGTCGCCATCCACCATCACGGTCCCGGTGTGGGACATGCCACAGGTGCAGGGGAGTGACTGTATGGCgaaatagagagaggtgggggttgagggagagagagcaagaaaaatAGAGAGATCAGAGTAGGAAAAACGCTGAAAGGACTCAAAGTTCAGTGTGGTATGATGAGGATCCTTACCTGTTCTCTGGCTAGGCTCAGGGACTGTCGGGCAgtggagagaaagtgagatgACATTTAAACAAATGTAGGCACACATGACTAAATCGTTTTcgataaaagcatctgctgaaaggcatatttatttatttattagagaaagagagatcagagTAGGAAAAATGCTGAAAGGACATTAAAAAAACAGCAGTACAGTGTGATATGATAGGAAGGGAGCCCTTACCTGCTCTCTGGCCTTTTCCCTAAGCTTCCGATCTTTTCCGTCCCTCACCGTCGTCAAGTAGTTGACGGCAGCATATTCCAACACCGATAGGAACACAAACACAAAACTGACCCAGAGGTAAATGTCCACAGCTTTGATGTAGGAAACCCTGGGCATGGAGGCGTTGACTCCAGTGATGATGGTGGACATGGTGAGCACCGTGGTGATACCTGGAGCACAGTACAACATCTGTGTGAGCACAAGACTGAAGGAAGTATCCTCATATAGATATGAACCAACGGATCCACACTCTTAGAGAAAAGGATCTTCAAATGGTTCTCCAGAGGGACAGCTGAAGGATGTTTTATGTTTTAGGTTGAatgttttttttctaagagtgtaactTACCTAGTGAGACCCTGGCTGGTACGGCCCGGCGGTCGATCCAGAAAGACACCCAGGACAACATGACCATCAGAGTGGCAGGGAAGTAGGTCTGCAGCAGGAAGAAGAAGATGTGGCGTCGCAGGGTGAAGTTGATGTACAGACGGTTGTACCAgcctggagagaagaggacaaaGACACGTGAGGAATCACCATAAATATGAAAATGGGTTATATTTCTCTGAAGAACCTAAGAGCAGATGTATTTGTACAactatgtactgtatagggaTACAGTGAAATTGTCACATGCAAAAATCCATACAAACTGTTGTGCTACAATATATTCAAATGTTGACTATTAATATCCTGCAACATGGAGTCAAtttttgtacagtatgtgtgattTGTATACAGTACATATTATCATCAGACCCTAAAACCTGATTTGTGGATGTACCTGTGCTGCTGTAAAAAGCCAGTCTAGAGGTAGTGTGAAACTTCTGGATgaggaactgagacagagagatccTGTCGTCGGTGCTCAGGGACTCATCC is a genomic window of Oncorhynchus gorbuscha isolate QuinsamMale2020 ecotype Even-year linkage group LG12, OgorEven_v1.0, whole genome shotgun sequence containing:
- the LOC123991591 gene encoding gamma-aminobutyric acid receptor subunit rho-2-like, translating into MPYYIKFLFLIFCLILIGECRKHKSRKRRWSGAVESHKHGAPLTGKKIVDNTKSHKVKTDHLLRVDDHDFTMRPAFAGPAVPVGVDVQVESLDSISEVDMDFTMTLYLRHYWKDERLSFPSTTNKSMTFDGRLVKKIWVPDVFFVHSKRSFIHDTTTENIMLRVFPDGHVLYSLRVTVTAACNMDFSRFPLDSQTCTLELESYAYTDEDLMLYWKSGDESLSTDDRISLSQFLIQKFHTTSRLAFYSSTGWYNRLYINFTLRRHIFFFLLQTYFPATLMVMLSWVSFWIDRRAVPARVSLGITTVLTMSTIITGVNASMPRVSYIKAVDIYLWVSFVFVFLSVLEYAAVNYLTTVRDGKDRKLREKAREQSLSLAREQSLPCTCGMSHTGTVMVDGDGTYSEADTNSLAGYTRADAPEDTPEKQEHMVVHLSLDNESTGTKKKARFRSFSLMQNTHAIDTYSRMIFPGSYIIFNLIYWSAYC